A portion of the Candidatus Krumholzibacteriia bacterium genome contains these proteins:
- a CDS encoding formylglycine-generating enzyme family protein has protein sequence MKSIVVGVLISVVALFTGLCGQHILLQAVAPEIPGMVLVMPGSFDMGSPDSEPGRCDDEGLHTVTLSTPFYMGATEVTRAEYYEMEQWAYAEGLVSVDGDHIVDNLDGSTQALRRLSKGEAVGRASGADSVKRPDFPMPGSWYRAVSYCDWRSLREGLPRAYNHSTWRCNDHNPYGAQGYRLPTEAEWEYACRAGSVTAFSNGEITDKELRSSTVLEDVAWYQRNAYKWPYGASSKSVGSKLPNAWGFFDMHGNAWEWCNDNWGEYSKDGSDPRGSLSGSERVLRGGGAGNKAMHCRSAFRTHLPPAPSSERKGCGVLGFRIVRSAF, from the coding sequence ATGAAATCAATCGTTGTAGGGGTTCTCATCTCAGTCGTAGCACTGTTTACGGGATTATGTGGGCAACACATTCTTCTGCAAGCAGTTGCGCCCGAAATCCCGGGGATGGTGCTTGTGATGCCGGGGAGTTTTGACATGGGTTCGCCCGATTCTGAGCCAGGCCGTTGTGACGATGAAGGCCTGCATACAGTTACCCTGTCCACGCCCTTCTACATGGGTGCCACCGAAGTTACAAGAGCTGAGTACTACGAGATGGAGCAGTGGGCCTATGCCGAGGGTCTTGTCTCTGTTGATGGCGATCACATCGTTGACAATCTTGACGGATCGACACAGGCACTCCGGAGGTTGTCGAAAGGGGAGGCAGTGGGCCGGGCCAGCGGCGCAGACAGTGTCAAGAGACCCGATTTTCCAATGCCGGGAAGCTGGTACCGTGCCGTTAGTTACTGTGACTGGAGGAGCCTGAGAGAGGGCCTTCCCCGTGCCTATAATCACAGTACCTGGCGATGCAACGATCACAATCCCTATGGCGCGCAAGGTTATCGTCTGCCTACCGAGGCAGAGTGGGAGTATGCCTGCAGGGCGGGCAGCGTCACGGCCTTTTCAAACGGCGAGATTACTGACAAAGAACTTCGTTCGAGCACAGTCCTCGAAGATGTCGCTTGGTATCAGAGGAATGCGTACAAGTGGCCCTATGGTGCGTCTTCCAAGTCGGTAGGAAGCAAGCTCCCCAATGCATGGGGTTTCTTTGACATGCACGGGAATGCGTGGGAGTGGTGCAATGACAACTGGGGCGAGTACAGCAAGGACGGGTCCGACCCAAGAGGCTCACTGTCTGGTTCGGAGCGAGTCCTGCGTGGTGGAGGCGCAGGCAACAAGGCCATGCACTGCCGTTCCGCATTCCGTACGCATCTCCCTCCCGCTCCCTCAAGTGAAAGGAAAGGGTGTGGCGTATTGGGCTTCCGCATTGTGAGGTCGGCGTTCTAG